In one Candidatus Planktophila versatilis genomic region, the following are encoded:
- a CDS encoding MBL fold metallo-hydrolase yields MLVLSYPAPMFATNCWVISAGVGQECIIIDPGMPDISSEVTMLVEEYKLKPVAALLTHGHLDHTFSIVPLADGYAIPTYIHSEDRRFVSNPSGIHGPDLMAQLGEMTFTEPKDLRELKNGEVINLLDLKLTAIHAPGHTRGSTMFTLNEEILISGDVLFAGSIGRTDLPTGSAAQMRETLIKKVLPLSDDLRVLPGHGPQTTIKFERKSNPYLKELTS; encoded by the coding sequence ATGCTTGTTCTGTCATATCCAGCGCCCATGTTTGCCACCAATTGCTGGGTGATTTCTGCGGGTGTGGGCCAAGAGTGCATCATCATCGATCCGGGGATGCCTGATATTTCATCTGAAGTAACCATGCTGGTTGAAGAGTACAAATTGAAACCAGTGGCAGCGCTGCTTACCCATGGACACCTAGACCATACATTTTCCATTGTTCCGCTTGCCGATGGATATGCGATTCCAACATATATACATAGCGAAGATCGTCGCTTCGTTTCTAATCCATCTGGGATACACGGGCCCGATCTGATGGCGCAACTAGGAGAGATGACATTTACGGAACCGAAAGATCTTCGAGAATTGAAGAACGGTGAAGTGATAAATCTTTTGGATCTCAAGCTCACCGCAATCCACGCTCCGGGTCATACTCGTGGTTCAACCATGTTCACTCTCAATGAGGAGATACTCATTAGTGGAGATGTTCTCTTTGCTGGCTCCATTGGGCGAACAGATTTACCGACTGGCAGTGCAGCGCAGATGAGAGAGACGCTCATCAAGAAGGTTTTACCGCTAAGCGATGATTTGCGCGTGCTCCCAGGACATGGCCCTCAGACCACAATCAAATTCGAGAGAAAAAGTAACCCTTATCTGAAAGAATTGACCTCATGA
- a CDS encoding DUF349 domain-containing protein, with product MTDINPGTLAHTQVAPSAASALIGDPSQFGRVGEDGTVFVRTSEGEKPVGSYPGKSAEEALAYFVRKFEALASEVALTAARITSGAMVPQDAHESVKKLRQQVRELNGVGDLDSLALSVEQIEPLIEGNREAYEAKKAAESAVKAARREQILVEKEKIVAEAESLALSENWKVTGDRLKTLLDEWKAAPRLDKKADGDFWKRFSASRNKFDKRRRTHFAQLEATSSIVSAAKMEIITEAEKLATSTDWVATARRFKTLMDSWKTAGRGKPSDEAKLWARFKAAQDQFFTAKNADLEKREVSMTANLAKREELIVQIEALVPFTDAKAAKNSFRDLMRSWEKFGITHRDKRAAFDARVAKVEEVIKEAEAEIWRKTDPAAKARAAEVVKQLSESIENYRKVAAKSQAAGNEKKAKEALESAEARTVWLAEAEKHLAEFN from the coding sequence ATGACCGATATCAATCCAGGAACGCTAGCTCACACACAAGTAGCACCTAGTGCAGCATCTGCACTCATTGGAGATCCTTCTCAATTCGGTCGCGTCGGAGAAGATGGAACGGTATTCGTTCGCACCTCTGAAGGCGAAAAGCCAGTTGGTTCATATCCAGGCAAGAGCGCCGAAGAAGCACTTGCCTACTTTGTAAGAAAATTTGAAGCCCTCGCATCCGAAGTTGCACTCACTGCGGCCCGCATCACAAGTGGCGCGATGGTTCCGCAGGATGCACACGAATCTGTGAAGAAGCTGCGTCAGCAAGTTCGCGAACTCAATGGCGTCGGAGATCTGGATTCCCTTGCCCTATCGGTGGAACAAATTGAACCGCTCATTGAAGGAAACCGCGAGGCATATGAAGCAAAGAAAGCGGCAGAGAGTGCGGTCAAGGCTGCTCGCCGGGAACAGATTTTGGTTGAGAAAGAGAAGATAGTGGCTGAGGCGGAATCACTTGCTCTGTCAGAGAACTGGAAAGTTACTGGAGATCGACTGAAGACTCTGCTCGATGAGTGGAAAGCGGCTCCTCGTCTGGATAAGAAGGCTGATGGAGATTTCTGGAAGCGCTTCTCAGCATCCCGTAATAAGTTTGATAAGCGTCGTCGTACTCACTTTGCTCAGCTTGAGGCGACCTCATCTATAGTTTCCGCAGCAAAGATGGAGATCATCACAGAGGCTGAAAAGCTTGCAACCTCCACCGATTGGGTTGCAACTGCTCGTCGATTTAAGACACTGATGGATTCATGGAAAACAGCTGGTCGCGGAAAGCCGAGCGATGAAGCTAAGTTATGGGCGCGATTTAAAGCGGCTCAGGATCAATTCTTCACTGCCAAGAATGCAGACCTGGAAAAGCGCGAAGTTTCGATGACGGCAAATCTTGCTAAGCGCGAAGAACTCATTGTTCAAATCGAAGCCCTGGTGCCATTTACAGATGCCAAGGCAGCAAAGAACTCCTTCCGCGACTTGATGCGCTCCTGGGAGAAGTTCGGCATTACCCATCGCGATAAGCGAGCCGCTTTCGATGCCCGGGTAGCCAAGGTCGAAGAAGTGATTAAAGAGGCTGAGGCTGAGATTTGGCGTAAGACAGATCCTGCGGCAAAAGCTCGCGCTGCTGAGGTTGTAAAGCAACTCAGTGAATCTATTGAAAATTATCGAAAAGTTGCCGCGAAATCACAGGCTGCCGGTAATGAGAAGAAGGCGAAAGAAGCACTCGAATCGGCCGAAGCTCGTACGGTGTGGCTAGCAGAGGCTGAAAAGCATCTCGCTGAATTTAACTAA
- the secD gene encoding protein translocase subunit SecD, translating into MSTPTKTVKTSGRPARALALLAVILLGLVGTALLQGASSVKLGLDLRGGTSVTLQPRASNDSNKITSAAIDQAVTIIRQRVNSLGVAESEVTAQGSGTNRQIVISVPGDSGRRVVDLVGQTAELRFRQVLAESSGLAGSGLDTATPTAGVTPELNAKFAALDCSKLENQQGTGADSPAETIVACSRTGTSKYILAPAEVLGQQVSKASAGIDQQGSAGWFVALSFNGEGTSAFGALTGRVTSLASPLNQVAIVLDGLVVSAPSINEAIPSGNAQITGSFTQTEAEDLANVLKYGALPLAFDRGEVQQVSPTLGSDQLDAGLLAGALGLILVVIFSVLYYRALGLVTVGSLAVASALVYLLFLVLGEAIGFTLTLAGIAGAIVAIGITADSFIVFFERVRDEAREGRSLRSAVDMGWLRARHTIIVADMVSILAAVLLYFFAVGGVRGFAFTLGLTTLVDLIVVFIFTKPLVTLIARINFFASGHPLSGFSPKSVGLKGARANTSTTTVEA; encoded by the coding sequence ATGTCCACACCTACTAAAACTGTGAAGACCTCAGGTCGGCCCGCTCGAGCTTTAGCGCTGCTGGCAGTCATTCTGCTCGGACTCGTAGGAACGGCCCTGCTTCAGGGTGCATCCTCGGTCAAGCTTGGCCTTGATCTGCGCGGTGGCACTAGTGTCACGCTGCAACCTCGCGCTTCGAATGATTCAAATAAAATTACATCGGCGGCAATTGATCAGGCAGTCACGATTATCCGCCAACGTGTGAACTCACTTGGTGTCGCAGAGTCTGAAGTAACAGCACAGGGAAGCGGAACTAACCGCCAGATCGTTATCTCCGTTCCTGGAGATTCTGGTCGTCGTGTTGTTGATTTGGTTGGACAAACTGCAGAACTTCGTTTTAGGCAAGTTCTTGCAGAATCATCCGGCTTAGCGGGAAGTGGATTGGACACTGCCACTCCCACAGCAGGAGTCACACCGGAACTAAATGCAAAGTTTGCCGCACTTGATTGTTCCAAGTTAGAGAATCAACAGGGAACTGGTGCAGATTCCCCTGCGGAAACAATTGTTGCGTGTTCACGAACTGGGACAAGTAAATACATTCTTGCTCCGGCTGAAGTGCTAGGACAGCAGGTTTCTAAGGCATCAGCAGGCATCGATCAGCAAGGCTCAGCTGGTTGGTTTGTAGCACTTTCCTTTAATGGCGAAGGAACTTCAGCATTTGGTGCTCTCACAGGTCGTGTTACATCACTTGCCTCACCTTTAAATCAGGTGGCAATCGTTCTAGATGGTTTGGTTGTTTCAGCGCCATCGATCAATGAAGCGATTCCTTCAGGTAACGCGCAGATCACCGGATCATTTACGCAAACAGAGGCAGAAGATCTCGCCAACGTCCTTAAGTATGGTGCGCTACCGCTGGCATTCGATCGTGGTGAAGTTCAGCAAGTTTCTCCAACGCTCGGCTCTGATCAGTTAGATGCTGGTCTGTTAGCTGGAGCACTGGGTTTGATTCTTGTGGTCATATTCTCAGTTCTGTATTACCGGGCACTTGGGTTAGTAACTGTTGGCTCACTCGCTGTTGCATCAGCGCTTGTCTATTTACTCTTCTTGGTTCTGGGTGAGGCAATCGGATTCACATTAACTCTGGCAGGTATCGCTGGCGCCATTGTTGCAATCGGAATTACTGCTGACTCATTTATTGTCTTCTTCGAACGTGTTCGAGATGAAGCGAGAGAAGGAAGATCTCTGAGATCTGCAGTCGATATGGGTTGGCTGCGAGCACGTCACACAATCATCGTGGCTGACATGGTTTCGATTCTCGCTGCAGTACTGCTCTATTTCTTTGCTGTCGGTGGTGTGCGTGGTTTCGCATTTACATTGGGGCTCACCACACTCGTTGACTTGATAGTGGTCTTCATCTTCACCAAGCCGCTGGTCACACTCATTGCGCGTATCAATTTCTTTGCCTCCGGTCATCCACTCTCGGGATTCTCGCCTAAGAGCGTCGGGCTAAAGGGTGCGAGAGCAAATACTTCAACTACTACTGTGGAGGCATAA
- the hisS gene encoding histidine--tRNA ligase: MKYEKIQGPKGVREYLPPESAAFEWVREQLIAPAKAAGYQLMELPVFEDTNLFTRGVGESTDVVSKEMYTFEDRGGRSITLRPEGTAGVMRAVIEQNLDRGQLPVKVWYSGQFFRAERPQAGRYRQFYQVGIEAIGLDDPAIDAEVIAIADRGFKNLGLRNYRLEITSLGDAQSRAAHRIDFMAFIKKLDLDEATAKRAEINPLRLFDDKRPEMQATMVKAPLLLDYLSDSSRKSFELVQGYLRAMKIDFVINPRMVRGLDYYTGTTFEFVHSDLGAQSGIGGGGRYDGLMEILGGQSLSGIGFGLGVDRALLAAIAEKSLPAEDFTSDLFLIPLGESAMEIALTTAQELRAAGIRTEIAFGDRALKGAMKAADKSGARYVVVLGDSEISSGNVDLKRMSDGVLTSVKITQLRDQLRQALSL, encoded by the coding sequence ATGAAATACGAGAAGATTCAAGGACCTAAAGGTGTTCGTGAATACTTGCCACCCGAATCTGCCGCCTTCGAATGGGTACGTGAGCAGTTAATCGCACCTGCCAAGGCAGCCGGTTATCAGTTAATGGAACTTCCGGTATTTGAAGATACAAATCTTTTTACTCGCGGCGTTGGTGAATCAACCGATGTGGTTTCGAAGGAGATGTATACCTTTGAAGATCGTGGTGGACGATCAATTACGTTGCGTCCGGAAGGCACAGCTGGTGTGATGCGTGCTGTGATTGAACAGAACTTAGATCGTGGTCAACTTCCCGTGAAGGTCTGGTACTCCGGCCAATTCTTTAGAGCAGAGCGGCCACAAGCAGGACGCTATCGTCAGTTCTATCAAGTAGGAATCGAAGCGATAGGCCTTGATGATCCAGCAATAGATGCTGAAGTCATTGCAATTGCAGATCGGGGTTTTAAGAACTTAGGGCTTCGAAACTATCGTTTGGAAATTACCTCGTTAGGAGATGCGCAATCACGCGCGGCTCATCGCATAGATTTCATGGCCTTTATCAAGAAACTTGATCTGGATGAGGCAACAGCTAAGCGCGCTGAGATCAACCCGCTCCGGCTCTTTGATGATAAGCGGCCAGAGATGCAAGCGACGATGGTGAAGGCGCCGCTATTACTTGACTATCTCTCTGATTCTTCCCGCAAGAGCTTTGAATTAGTGCAAGGTTATCTGCGTGCGATGAAGATCGACTTTGTCATCAACCCGCGTATGGTTCGCGGATTGGATTACTACACGGGAACTACCTTTGAATTTGTTCATTCCGACCTAGGTGCGCAATCGGGCATCGGTGGTGGCGGTCGCTATGACGGCTTAATGGAGATTTTGGGTGGACAATCATTATCAGGAATTGGATTTGGACTTGGTGTGGATCGGGCACTGCTTGCAGCGATTGCTGAGAAATCACTACCAGCTGAAGATTTCACCTCGGATTTGTTCCTTATTCCCTTAGGTGAGAGCGCGATGGAGATCGCCCTCACAACAGCACAAGAATTACGTGCGGCTGGAATTCGAACTGAAATTGCCTTCGGAGATCGTGCGCTCAAAGGTGCTATGAAAGCTGCTGATAAATCTGGAGCCCGATATGTAGTGGTGCTGGGGGATTCCGAGATTTCAAGCGGGAACGTTGACCTTAAGCGCATGAGTGATGGAGTTCTAACTTCGGTTAAGATTACGCAATTGCGGGATCAGTTACGTCAGGCACTTTCGCTCTAA
- the ruvB gene encoding Holliday junction branch migration DNA helicase RuvB, translating into MTIEPGNSGERIVNPDLTNDDSGIEHALRPKTLKDFIGQHRVREQIDVLLSAARKRGSAADHILLSGPPGLGKTTLAMILASEMQTPIRITSGPAITHAGDLAAILSSLVEGEILFLDEIHRLPRPAEELLYLAMEDFRVDIVVGKGPGATAIPLQLPHFTLVGATTRAGLLTSPLRDRFGFTAHLDFYEESELAQVISRSASLLGLEIDVKAVSEIAGRSRGTPRIANRLLRRVRDYAQVRGSERIIHSDATAALQMYEVDEKGLDRLDRSVLLALIERFAGGPVGLSTLAIAVGEETETVESVAEPFLVRNGFMARTPRGRIATALGWEHVGRTPPAGTISLFDTPAPDA; encoded by the coding sequence GTGACTATCGAACCAGGTAATAGCGGTGAGCGGATTGTGAACCCAGATCTCACAAATGATGACTCGGGAATCGAACACGCACTACGTCCGAAGACGCTCAAGGATTTTATTGGGCAACATCGAGTGCGCGAACAAATCGATGTATTGCTCAGTGCTGCTCGCAAGCGAGGATCGGCGGCAGACCACATTCTTCTTTCGGGTCCGCCCGGACTTGGTAAGACAACGCTGGCGATGATTCTGGCGAGTGAGATGCAGACCCCGATTCGAATAACCTCTGGTCCAGCAATTACCCATGCGGGGGATTTAGCGGCAATTCTTTCCTCTTTGGTTGAAGGAGAAATTCTTTTCCTTGATGAGATTCATCGTCTTCCGCGTCCGGCTGAAGAGTTGCTCTATCTTGCGATGGAAGATTTCCGAGTTGATATCGTTGTTGGTAAAGGACCAGGGGCCACCGCTATTCCGTTGCAGCTTCCTCACTTCACACTCGTAGGTGCTACTACTCGAGCAGGCTTGTTGACATCTCCATTGCGCGATCGTTTCGGCTTTACGGCGCACCTAGATTTCTATGAAGAATCTGAGTTGGCCCAAGTTATTTCGCGAAGTGCATCGCTGCTCGGCCTTGAAATAGATGTAAAGGCAGTTTCAGAGATTGCAGGAAGATCCAGAGGCACGCCGAGAATCGCAAATAGATTGCTGCGAAGAGTGCGTGATTATGCCCAGGTGCGTGGTTCTGAAAGAATCATTCACTCAGATGCAACTGCCGCGCTGCAAATGTATGAAGTTGATGAGAAGGGGCTCGATCGATTAGATCGATCTGTTCTCCTTGCACTCATTGAAAGATTTGCTGGTGGCCCGGTTGGACTTTCCACACTTGCGATTGCTGTGGGGGAAGAGACTGAGACAGTGGAATCTGTTGCTGAACCATTCTTAGTCAGAAATGGCTTTATGGCGCGGACCCCACGAGGTCGCATAGCTACCGCCCTTGGTTGGGAGCATGTGGGGCGAACACCTCCGGCTGGGACGATTTCTCTTTTCGACACACCAGCGCCTGACGCCTAG
- the ruvA gene encoding Holliday junction branch migration protein RuvA, producing the protein MISLVNGIVRSINSDRAVIEVGGVGLAVSITGPTSAQLHLGAATQLFTSLVVREDSLTLFGFLDEESRNTFELVQTVSGIGPKVALAIMGSHSPDSLSRAIAQEDIKAIEKVPGIGRKGAQRLILELKGKISDLGGAERVQSHQPIWREQLTSALVSLGFSAKDSDSAINEVLATYAESGVDASSLDLSELLKATLAQGRRS; encoded by the coding sequence ATGATTTCACTAGTAAACGGAATCGTTCGGTCAATTAATTCAGATCGGGCTGTGATTGAAGTTGGAGGTGTTGGGCTAGCTGTCTCCATCACTGGGCCGACTAGCGCCCAGCTTCATCTTGGTGCGGCAACTCAATTATTTACTTCACTAGTTGTTCGGGAAGATTCACTTACTCTCTTTGGTTTTCTAGATGAGGAAAGCAGAAATACCTTTGAACTCGTGCAGACAGTCTCTGGAATCGGACCGAAGGTTGCGTTAGCAATCATGGGATCCCATAGCCCTGATTCTCTGTCTCGAGCCATTGCGCAGGAAGATATCAAGGCGATAGAGAAGGTTCCGGGAATCGGGCGCAAAGGCGCACAAAGACTTATTCTGGAACTCAAAGGAAAGATTTCTGATTTGGGCGGAGCCGAGCGCGTGCAGAGCCATCAACCTATTTGGCGCGAGCAACTGACCTCAGCTCTGGTCTCACTTGGATTTAGTGCCAAAGATTCGGACTCGGCAATTAATGAAGTCTTAGCAACATATGCCGAATCCGGTGTCGATGCTTCTTCCCTTGATTTATCTGAGTTGCTCAAAGCTACTTTGGCACAAGGGCGACGGTCCTAA
- a CDS encoding RelA/SpoT family protein → MDTETLIAPLIGALKEHHPQSNGAEIERAFKIARTAHEGQLRKSGEDYITHPVAVSLILAELGLNEITIVASLLHDTVEDTPYSLQQLRTDFGDEIANLVDGVTKLDKLTYGPTAEAETVRKMVIAMSRDIRVLVIKLADRLHNARTWGFVSAESAQRKAQETLDIYAPLAHRLGMNAIKWELEDLSFAVLEPKKFEEISRLVAERSPSRDALTSEVVDAVEKDLQRDLITATVTGRNKHFFSVYQKMVVRGREFNEIYDLVGIRVLVNDVKDCYAVLGSIHARWSPVPGRFKDYIAMPKFNLYQSLHTTVIGPNGKAIEIQIRTYEMHSRAEFGIAAHWKYKQSGEPETNTPEMMWLRQLHEWQKETEDPSEFLEALRFDLGSPEVFVFTPKGSVVALPGGSTPVDFAFSVHTDVGLRCAGAKVNGRLVPLESELVNGDVIEIVTNKGEHAGPSRDWLNFVKSPRARSKIKAWFSKERREEAIDAGRESIARQMRKAGLPLQKIFAGHALLELAHDMHYADIDALYNAVGDGHVSAASIVEKLTASMSGEDSHPEVTIENIPTGMQVTKRTSSAVEVEGVDDVLVKLARCCTPVPGDAIMGFITKGSGISVHREDCINATDLRENQGERVVGVKWLLGAASLFLVNIQVEALDRARLLADVTRTLSEQHVNILSAAVSTSKDRVAISRFTFEMADAKHLDSVLAAVRNIEGVYDVYRT, encoded by the coding sequence ATGGATACAGAAACCTTAATCGCACCTCTTATAGGTGCGCTTAAGGAGCATCACCCTCAAAGTAATGGCGCAGAGATTGAACGTGCTTTTAAGATTGCTCGTACAGCTCATGAGGGACAGCTGAGAAAATCTGGCGAGGATTACATCACTCATCCAGTTGCAGTCTCACTTATTTTGGCCGAATTAGGTTTAAACGAAATAACCATTGTCGCTTCCTTATTGCACGATACTGTCGAAGATACTCCTTATTCGCTCCAACAACTTCGTACTGACTTTGGGGATGAAATCGCTAACTTGGTCGATGGCGTTACCAAGCTCGATAAATTGACCTACGGTCCAACTGCCGAGGCTGAGACGGTTCGTAAGATGGTCATTGCGATGTCTCGCGACATTCGCGTATTGGTGATCAAATTAGCTGATCGCCTTCATAACGCTCGCACCTGGGGTTTTGTCTCAGCCGAATCGGCACAACGCAAGGCGCAAGAGACCCTGGACATTTATGCTCCACTAGCCCACAGACTCGGAATGAATGCCATCAAGTGGGAGCTAGAGGATCTTTCGTTCGCCGTGTTAGAGCCGAAGAAATTTGAAGAGATTTCAAGGCTGGTGGCAGAGAGATCGCCATCACGTGATGCACTTACATCTGAAGTTGTTGACGCTGTTGAGAAGGACTTGCAGCGAGATTTGATCACAGCAACGGTTACCGGACGTAATAAGCATTTCTTCAGTGTTTATCAGAAGATGGTTGTCAGAGGCCGTGAGTTTAATGAAATCTATGATTTAGTGGGAATTAGAGTTCTTGTAAATGATGTGAAGGATTGTTATGCGGTATTGGGTTCGATTCACGCTCGCTGGAGTCCGGTTCCGGGTCGGTTTAAAGATTACATAGCGATGCCTAAATTTAATCTCTATCAATCACTTCACACCACTGTTATTGGGCCAAACGGTAAAGCGATCGAAATTCAGATTCGCACCTATGAGATGCACTCTCGAGCTGAGTTTGGTATCGCAGCGCACTGGAAATACAAGCAAAGCGGTGAGCCAGAGACTAATACCCCAGAGATGATGTGGCTGCGACAACTACATGAATGGCAGAAGGAGACTGAGGATCCATCTGAATTTCTGGAAGCGCTACGTTTTGATTTGGGAAGTCCAGAAGTATTTGTCTTCACGCCCAAGGGTTCAGTTGTTGCACTTCCGGGTGGTTCAACACCAGTTGACTTCGCCTTTTCAGTTCACACTGATGTGGGTTTGCGCTGTGCGGGAGCCAAAGTTAATGGCCGTCTGGTTCCGCTTGAATCAGAGTTGGTCAATGGTGATGTGATTGAGATTGTTACCAATAAGGGTGAACATGCGGGGCCAAGTCGCGATTGGCTCAATTTTGTAAAGAGTCCGCGTGCTCGTTCAAAGATCAAAGCTTGGTTTAGTAAGGAGCGTAGGGAAGAAGCTATCGATGCCGGGCGTGAATCTATTGCTCGCCAAATGCGTAAAGCAGGACTTCCACTACAGAAGATTTTTGCTGGTCACGCGTTGTTGGAGCTAGCCCACGATATGCATTATGCCGATATTGATGCGCTCTATAACGCAGTCGGTGATGGACATGTTTCGGCTGCTTCAATCGTTGAAAAGCTCACTGCATCGATGTCAGGTGAAGATTCTCATCCAGAAGTAACTATTGAAAATATTCCGACTGGTATGCAAGTTACCAAGCGGACATCGAGTGCCGTGGAGGTTGAAGGCGTTGATGACGTATTGGTAAAGCTCGCTCGTTGCTGCACGCCAGTTCCAGGGGATGCAATTATGGGCTTTATTACCAAGGGCTCTGGCATCTCTGTGCACCGGGAGGATTGCATCAACGCTACTGATCTTCGTGAGAATCAAGGTGAGCGAGTAGTGGGAGTTAAGTGGTTATTGGGTGCGGCAAGCCTATTCCTGGTAAATATTCAGGTTGAAGCTTTAGATCGTGCGCGCCTGTTAGCTGATGTCACCAGAACTCTTTCGGAGCAACACGTCAATATTCTAAGCGCAGCGGTGAGTACATCTAAGGATCGCGTTGCCATCTCTCGCTTTACCTTTGAAATGGCTGATGCCAAGCATCTTGATTCCGTGTTGGCTGCAGTGCGAAATATTGAAGGCGTCTATGACGTCTATCGAACTTAA
- the ruvC gene encoding crossover junction endodeoxyribonuclease RuvC: protein MSQIYKRVLGVDPGLTRCGVGVVEGAIGSPLTLIGVGVILTPPDAALELRLLQLESELEEWIALHKPTVIAVERVFSQHNVRTVMGTAQAAGIALLVAARRNIPVMMHTPSEVKAAVTGSGRANKAQVAEMVKRLLNLESIPKPVDSTDALALAICHIWRGGANTKIAEAVAIEKSRLAKLVKK from the coding sequence ATGAGCCAGATATATAAACGAGTACTTGGGGTGGACCCTGGGCTGACTCGTTGTGGCGTGGGCGTTGTCGAAGGCGCAATTGGTTCACCACTTACATTAATTGGTGTCGGCGTGATTCTTACACCTCCAGATGCCGCCCTCGAGCTGCGCTTACTTCAGTTAGAAAGTGAATTGGAGGAGTGGATAGCTCTTCATAAACCCACCGTGATTGCTGTGGAGCGAGTCTTTTCGCAACACAATGTTCGTACCGTGATGGGAACCGCGCAAGCTGCCGGAATCGCGCTCTTAGTTGCAGCGCGCAGAAACATCCCAGTGATGATGCATACACCCTCTGAAGTAAAAGCTGCCGTTACCGGATCTGGGCGAGCAAATAAAGCGCAGGTCGCCGAGATGGTTAAGCGCTTACTTAATTTAGAGTCAATCCCGAAGCCGGTCGATAGCACCGACGCCTTAGCCCTCGCGATCTGTCATATTTGGCGAGGTGGGGCAAATACCAAAATTGCAGAAGCGGTAGCGATTGAGAAATCCCGGCTCGCTAAGTTGGTGAAGAAATGA
- the secF gene encoding protein translocase subunit SecF, which yields MAKISGLGGRLYSGETSFNIVGNRKRWYSISALFLLASIAALTIQGLHLGLEFKGGASYTVTKPGITLEQGREAASKFDIPGEAIVQKIGDDKIRIQTGALTPAQATAAENVLTFTFDVPAESIDTQIVGPSWGKEITKKAIYGLIAFLLAVMLFLAMAFEPKMALAAIVAVVHDVLITVGIYAVVGFDVTPATVIGFLTILGYSLYDTVVVFDKVRENTKSVTANSKQTYSQAANLAVNQTLVRSANTSIIALLPVGSILFVGAGLLGAGTLKDLSLALFIGLAVGTYSSVFIAPPFLASLREKEPAMQALAKRVAARGGAPVPTESKPTDSTAARGPRNQPKRKGRK from the coding sequence ATGGCTAAAATTTCAGGTCTTGGTGGGCGTCTCTACTCTGGTGAGACTTCATTTAACATCGTTGGAAATCGCAAGCGTTGGTACTCGATTTCAGCGCTCTTCTTACTTGCTTCGATAGCTGCGCTTACGATTCAAGGTTTGCATTTGGGTCTTGAGTTCAAAGGTGGAGCTTCCTACACAGTGACGAAGCCTGGAATCACACTTGAACAAGGTCGAGAAGCGGCTTCAAAATTTGATATTCCGGGCGAGGCGATCGTTCAAAAGATCGGTGATGACAAGATTCGTATTCAAACCGGTGCGCTCACTCCGGCACAGGCAACAGCTGCCGAGAATGTTCTGACCTTCACCTTTGATGTTCCAGCTGAGTCAATCGACACTCAAATTGTTGGACCGTCGTGGGGTAAGGAAATTACCAAGAAGGCTATCTACGGATTGATCGCATTCTTATTGGCGGTCATGCTCTTTCTTGCAATGGCATTTGAACCCAAGATGGCACTTGCAGCCATTGTCGCAGTGGTGCACGACGTGCTTATCACTGTCGGTATTTATGCAGTCGTAGGTTTCGATGTCACTCCGGCAACGGTGATCGGATTCCTGACAATTCTTGGCTATTCGCTCTATGACACTGTCGTGGTCTTCGATAAAGTAAGAGAGAATACAAAATCTGTCACAGCCAATAGCAAGCAGACATATTCACAGGCTGCAAACTTAGCTGTCAATCAGACTCTGGTGCGCTCTGCGAACACATCGATCATCGCACTCCTACCTGTTGGTTCAATTCTTTTCGTAGGCGCAGGATTACTGGGCGCTGGCACATTGAAAGATCTTTCACTCGCGCTCTTTATCGGGCTCGCAGTAGGAACCTATTCATCTGTATTTATTGCACCCCCATTCCTAGCTTCCCTTCGTGAGAAGGAGCCTGCGATGCAGGCTCTCGCAAAGAGAGTTGCAGCGCGAGGCGGAGCACCGGTGCCCACAGAAAGTAAGCCAACAGATTCAACAGCTGCGCGCGGTCCACGTAATCAACCTAAGCGCAAAGGTCGCAAATAA